The Phormidium sp. PBR-2020 DNA segment GTTTGGGACTGGTGAGCATCAGTTCCGGGTTATTACGAGCCGCTGAAGTGATTGTCCATAGTCTGCGCGGCGATGAGTTATTGGTGATTACCACCGAGTTAGGGAATACCTATAAACTCAATGCGATGGTCCGTAGTGCCCGGACGATTATCTGCGATCGCGCCAGTCTCGATGCGGTCAAAACTGCCATCCAAGCCGCCCGAGAAGACCTGATTCGTCCCCCTCAAGTCACCTGCTTCGAGAACTACATCAGCAGCAAATCCATCGAACTGCTCAAACGAGAGTTGGGCTTAGACTAGAGTTCCTCAGGATTCACCCCCAGTTCTCGCAGTTTCGCCGCCAGTCGTTCAGCGCGTTGCTGTTCGGCTTCGGCTCGTTGCTGTTCGACTTCGGCTCGTCGGCGTTCAGCTTCGGCTCGTTGATGTTCCGCTTCGGCCCGCTGACGTTCCACCTCTCGGGGAAGCTGGACTAACTCTCCTTCTGGGGTATAGAACCGCAGCCAAATTGCCCGTTCGCGGTGAATGCGTCCCGACCAAAGTCCTAGCCAATGTTGCAGTTGAGAACACCACAGCCAGCCATTCTCATTTGGCTCCAGTTCCTGATAGCCATTGTCAGACTCCAGTCGCCATCCCCTCAGAGACTCAGGTTTAAACGGATCATAGACAAAGTATTCCGGGGTACGGAACGTCCGCTCATAGAGATCCTTCTTCTGAGTTAAGTCGACCTGGGCCGTACTCGGGGACATCAACTCAATAATGATGTCTGGATAGCGTCCCTCCTCTTCCCAAACAATCCAGCCCCGGCGATCGCGATCGCCCGGAACATCCAACACCACAAAACAATCGGGGCCACGAAAATCTCGATTCATGGCTTGGTCCCGACTGTAATAGACGAACATATTACCGCCAACAAAGTAATCCTCACGATGACTAAGGGTGACTTCCACTGAGTCAATCAGCAGATTCATAGCCAGGCGGTGACGATGGCTTTCCAAGGGTTCTCCGTCATCAAATACTAAATTGCTGGGTGGGGGAGGCGGTTGCCAGGGCTGAAGGTCTTTCTCTGGCATCAATGCGTCTGACATACTCTCGGGTGACATAACCTATTTCAGTTGAGAGATTAACTCCTAGGCTAACAAATGTCTCCAAAGCCAAGACATAAGAAAACCCATAGCCCCCTACTGCCTACTGCCTTCTTCTCATCTCACCGTCGTCGGATCGAGCCAGAATCCCACTTCTTGCGTAAGAATCTTCAAATCCCGAGAGAGTCCCTGTTTCACCCATTGAGCCATCGCATCCAGGGGGGAGAAAGACTGTCCCACGTCCCAGGGGATATCCTGAGCAATGGGAGTCAGATGAGTCCCCTTGAGAACCCGAAAACTGACCCAATCGGGAAACATCTTCTCCAACACGGGACGCAGCATCAGGGTTTGGTCAATGGTGTCATCTTGGAACTTAATCAGAAGATTACGGCGGACTCCATAGTGATTGGCGATTAATGCTTCGGTTTGTTCTGGAGATGGGGTAAATTCTACATCCGTCAGCACCGAAAGCTGATCAACAAAGGGAATCGATCGCCGGGCCGGATAATTGTTATAGGCCATAAACACATTGCCGGCCCGCTTGACGCTAAACAGACTACTAATGAGGAGATGGAGTTTACAGCCGAGACTATGACCAACCCCGTAAACCGGCAATCCTCGTTGACGCAGTTGGCCCCTGGCGTAGAGGCGATCGCAGGTCTGTTCAAAACGGTTCAGGGACTCCTGAGCCATTTCCTTATGATTGAGGGTATTAATCAAGGGGGTAGCAATGACCAGATAGCCCTGACTCGCTAAATACTCCAACAAGAAACGATAGGTGTATTTCGGGGCTGTGGCGACAAACGCCCCACCGAGAAAGTGAATAATTCCCTTAGGACGACTGGGAATGAGTACCGAACTCCCCGTTACCTCTTGCCAATCTGGGACCCGTTGAGCCATAGGGCGATCGCTCGCAACAAAAAAACTCACTCCATTCTATCGCAGTTCCCCCAAGCAGAAAAAAGGGAGCCTTCTAAGAGAACTCCCCAACGTCTGGAACTGTATCAGTTAGGTTGACGGTTGCACAGTCGCAGCGGACAGAAACCTAAGACTGGCGACGTTTCATCAAACCCAGTCCAGCAACGCCCAACAGTCCTAACATCGTGGAGGGTTCAGGAATATCGGTAACAGGAGGGTTGCCAGGAAGCGTCAGGTTGTACAAACCTTTATGAGACTCACCATCAGCACCTTCCCCTTGATCGTTGACTAAACCCGACGCCAGTGCTGACCCCATTTGATAGAGGTAGTGCGTCTTACCGTCATAATCCACTCGGACAACTTCGCTCAAGTTCAAACCGGTGTAGTGGTCAAGGTGTCCAGCCAAACCAATGGAGATCGTACCATCATTGGCCATATTCACATAGTTGACGTTGGGGTCACTAAACCGAGCGTAGCCGTTATTGTTCAAAAAGCCGAACTGGGCGAAGCCGAACGTAAGATTAGAGATCCCTAAATTTTTCAAAGCTTCTTCTTTCATCCAAGCTTGCAAACCCGTCTCCTGGGTATGCCACGCTTCATAAAACCATTTTTCGGCAAAGCTATTGTAGCCACCATAGGGATTTAACCAGTCATCCTTGGTGAGGCTGCTGACTTGAATTTTTTCACCATTCAAGAAGCCGGATAGAGTGGTGGCATTCTTCATGTCGGCGGAGTCGGGACTGCCGAGGATGCCCGATAGCTCAACATGACCGCCAGGATTGTTGATGTCCCCTTGCAGCAGAGTGGCTAAATCCGCGTTGTTGTTGAGCTCGGTAGAATTGCCAACCTGTTCGTAGAGAAGATAGGGTTGGTCGTTGAGAGTTGGATTTGTCAGGCTAAAGGCTAAGCCAGGAACGGCGGCAAACACGCCCATTCCGATGACGGAACTGCCGATTAGGGTTTTTTGAAGTAATCCAGACATGAGTGTAACGTCCTTTAAGTAAGTTCAGAGTAGAATTGCTTGTATATCGGGTAGATGCCGACAGAGTCCGTTCCTATTGCTCTGAAAAGCTGGGTGAGAAGTGATGAATGTCACTCATGCCCGGGAACGACTGTCTAACCGCTTAGTTTCAACCTACCCTTATTCTAGAGGGCTATTGCTTGCCGTAGGTAAAGTTAGTGTTGAGTTTTGCCCGAGTTTTATAAAGTTTTTGCGAAGTTACAAGCGGCCATCAAAGCCTCATGACATCTCGGATTCAGATTTTTTGTATAAAAATACGGATTATCGTTGATTGAATGAAAAGCGGCGACTTAATCTTAAGTATTAATACGTATAAATAAACATTGATTTCCTTAATCTTCTGTTGTAAGACGAGGTTAGGGAAGGTGCGGCTCACGAGGTCGCCGATGACTCCCGTAAAAATACAGAAATTCGCTGAACGGCTGTGGTGAGGACTTGGTGCGATCGCACCAAAGCAAAGCGAACATAGCCCTCGCCACTCTCTCCAAAGCCAACCCCTGGAGATACAGCCACC contains these protein-coding regions:
- a CDS encoding Uma2 family endonuclease, with product MSPESMSDALMPEKDLQPWQPPPPPSNLVFDDGEPLESHRHRLAMNLLIDSVEVTLSHREDYFVGGNMFVYYSRDQAMNRDFRGPDCFVVLDVPGDRDRRGWIVWEEEGRYPDIIIELMSPSTAQVDLTQKKDLYERTFRTPEYFVYDPFKPESLRGWRLESDNGYQELEPNENGWLWCSQLQHWLGLWSGRIHRERAIWLRFYTPEGELVQLPREVERQRAEAEHQRAEAERRRAEVEQQRAEAEQQRAERLAAKLRELGVNPEEL
- a CDS encoding DUF1350 family protein yields the protein MAQRVPDWQEVTGSSVLIPSRPKGIIHFLGGAFVATAPKYTYRFLLEYLASQGYLVIATPLINTLNHKEMAQESLNRFEQTCDRLYARGQLRQRGLPVYGVGHSLGCKLHLLISSLFSVKRAGNVFMAYNNYPARRSIPFVDQLSVLTDVEFTPSPEQTEALIANHYGVRRNLLIKFQDDTIDQTLMLRPVLEKMFPDWVSFRVLKGTHLTPIAQDIPWDVGQSFSPLDAMAQWVKQGLSRDLKILTQEVGFWLDPTTVR
- a CDS encoding NF038130 family PEP-CTERM protein, encoding MSGLLQKTLIGSSVIGMGVFAAVPGLAFSLTNPTLNDQPYLLYEQVGNSTELNNNADLATLLQGDINNPGGHVELSGILGSPDSADMKNATTLSGFLNGEKIQVSSLTKDDWLNPYGGYNSFAEKWFYEAWHTQETGLQAWMKEEALKNLGISNLTFGFAQFGFLNNNGYARFSDPNVNYVNMANDGTISIGLAGHLDHYTGLNLSEVVRVDYDGKTHYLYQMGSALASGLVNDQGEGADGESHKGLYNLTLPGNPPVTDIPEPSTMLGLLGVAGLGLMKRRQS